The genomic region AGAGAAAACAAAGGAAGTTTCTTCGGGAAATGTAAGTCGGAAATATGTAGGATTTTCATTCGTTAATATCCATGATTCCGAGGATATCTCCTTTTTTCACTACCGATCCTTCTTCCTTTATGATTTTTTTTAAGGTCCCAGAATAGGGTGATTCTACAGGAAAGGCCGCTTTGTCGGTGACGAGTTCGATCATTTCGTCCCCTTTTGACACGGAATCACCAACACTCCGGAGCCAACGAACCAATTCGATCTTTTCTGTATCACCCAAATCTGGAGTTTTTAAAAGGAATTCTTTCATGGACACAAACCTTTGTCACGGAATTGAAAACTGGTTTACAAAACCATGTTTTCCCGTTTTTTTAACATAAAAGTTTAGCGAACCTCAATGGGAAACGAGAAAATCAAATATAAAGGCACTGAAATCATCGAAAACTTGGACCAATTGATTCAAAAGGACTATTTCCATTTTGAACTAAAAGGACTCACCAAGTCAACAAGAGATATCGTCAATGAAGTAGTTCAAGGAATCTTAAACCGAGTTGGTGCAAATCCACTCACTTCATTTCATTTGTTTAGCGGTCTAATGGAAGCCCTATTGAATGCTGTAAAAGCAAACACACGTTTTGTGATATTTCAAGATGAACTTTTGAATAAACTTACAGCACAGGGACAAACTCCAGAAGAAGAAGCGGAAGAATTACTCGACATCATTTTAGAAACAGAACCACTTCGGGATGCAATGCAACGTTATATTGTTCCCGATAAAATCAAAAAAGTGGTTCAAAAGATTCTAACTTTATCGGACAAAAAAAGATCAAAAAAACACAACCTCTCCATCGACGAAAAAGAATTCTTAAACATAGTTAGAGAAAAAGTAAAAAAATATGATCTTAAAATTTCAATGAAAATTGAAATCAGGCCTACTTCTGTTTACATTCGAATCAGAAATGATTCCCCCATTATGGGTATGGATCTAAATCGAATTCGTAAAAGTAGAGAAAGACATGCGGAACTTGCAAAACAAGGCAACTCTGCAGAATTTTTCAGGCCAGACTTTTTGGATGAAAAAGAAAGTGCCGGGTTTGGGATAGCAATGATAGATGAAGGTTTTTATAACTTAGGTCTTGATCCATTGGATTGTTTTGATATCCAAACCAGTAAAAAAACAACTACGGTTTACCTCAACTATCCGTTAGAGGCTCTCCAAAAGATGGAGTTTTGATACAGGTTTCAGAAATCACTTGGGAATCTTTTGAAAAAGAATACCGAAAAATTGGAGGTTTTCTTTTTGAAGATTCCAGTTCCGAACCGGGTTATACCCTTTGCGATTGGTATTTTGATTTACAAGAGGAAGTAGAAATCCTCTACGCAAAGACAGAACCAGTCGCAGAAACAATAGAAAACAACTTATCCAAGTTAGACGATCTTAGAGAAAAAGGTTTTTATCCATGTGGTGCCTTTTTTTTCGAACTTGGATACTTTTTTATCGAAGGTTTGGATCTAAACCATTCTCCTCTTCCAGAAGGGACACCTCTCCTCCAGTATTCCATTTACAAACAAAAAAAAAGAATCAAGTATCCAAATCCCTCACCTCCCCACTTTGGGAAAACGGAATTAAAAAATAGTAATGTCTTATGGGATAAAGAAACTTATAAGTTACGCTTCGAAAAAACAAGAGAAGCGCTTTTACTTGGTGAAAGTTACGAATTAAATTTATGTTTTTCAGTTTCCCTTTCAATCGAAGGAGATTTGTTTTTATACTACCAATCTTTAAAGGCAAAACAAAAAACCAGTTACTCTGTTTATTATCCTTTTTTTCATACAAGGACTTTATCCTTATCGCCGGAATTGTTTTTTGAAATCAAAGGTAACCAAATCCAAACAGAACCAATGAAAGGAACCAACCTTCGAGGTTTCACATCAAAACAAGACGAAGAAAACAAAACCATCCTACAATCCTCTGCTAAAGAAAGAGCGGAAAATGTAATGATTACCGATTTGTATCGAAATGATTTAGGAAGAATCGCAAAACAAGGAACAGTCCAAGTAACAGATCTTTTTTTAGTGAAAGGTCTGGAAACAGTTTGGCAAATGGTTTCCAAAGTAGAAGCCAAATTAAAAAATCCCTTTGCCTGGTTTCCCGTCCTAAAGGCTCTTTTTCCTTCTGGATCTGTGATTGGAGCTCCCAAAAAAAGATCCTTTGAACTTGTAAGAGAATTGGAAAATACAAATAGAGGATTGTACACGGGATCATTATTCGTTTCAGAAATGTTAGATGGATTTCCTTGGATTCGATCCAATGTTTCCATTAGAACCTTACATCTCAAAAAAGACGAGAATCTATGGAAAGGAAACTATGGAGTGGGAAGCGGAATTACAGTTCTTTCCGATGCCGAGGCTGAATACAACGAATGCCTAGCAAAATTAAAATTTATCACAAACCCAAACACTTCCAGTTTTGAAATATTGGAAACTTTACGATTTAGAAAGGGACATTATTTTTTATTAAATTTGCACCTAGAAAGAATGAAACGAACTGCAAATCGATTTGGTTATCCCTTTTCAAAACAAAAAGCAAAAGCCACTTTAAAAACTCTCACCGATGGTTCCAATGATACCTTGCGCATTCGTTTATTACTCGGAGAACGTGGTGAATTTCATGGAGAAACATTCTCATTTTTTAAACAAAAAAAAAGACCCACCATTCGACTAGGTCTTGCTAGTCGCCCAATCGATTCAAAAAATCTATTTTTGTACCACAAAACAACGAACCGTTCGTTTTATCATGAGATGTTAGAAGACTGCAAAACCAAATCCATTGATGATTGTATTCTGTTTGATCAGGAAAACCGAATTCTAGAAACCAATCTTCGCAATCTTTTCTTGAGAAAGGGCAAGGATTGGTTTACCCCCTCACTCGAAACAGGAGGTCTTCCTGGTGTGTTTCGAGAAGCAATCATCAGAAAGGGATGGGTAAAAGAAACCGTTCTTTACAAATCAGACTTAGAAAAAGCGGATGAAATCCTCGTTGGAAATTCCCTACGCGGTTTTGAAAGAGTAGATCTGGTTCTTTAACAAGTAAAAGTTAAAGACAATTTAAAGAGGCAAATTGTGAACTTGCCCTTCATTTGACTTACAGAATAAACCGGCTTAAGTCCTTATCTTCAATGATTCCTTTTAATTTTGAAGACACATAACTTTCATTAATGACTACTTGTTTTTGATTTTCTGGTAAATCCGGTGCATCAAAACTAGTATCTTCCAGAAGTTTTTCCATAATGGTATTGAGTCTTCTTGCACCAATGTTCTCATTTTTTTCATTCATTTGAAAGGCCAATTTGGCAATTTCTGCAATCCCATCGGTTGTGTATTCAATCTTCACGCCTTCTGTGGCAAGAAGAGCTTCATATTGTTTGGTGAGAGATGACTTAGGTGTGGTAAGGATTTTAATAAAATCAGATTCGGTGAGAGTTTCCAGTTCCACACGAATCGGAAATCTTCCCTGAAGTTCAGGAATAAGGTCTGAGGGTTTCGTCATATGAAAGGCACCAGCCGCAATAAAAAGAATGTGATCTGTTTTGATCGGTCCAATCTTTGTATTCACAGTGGATCCTTCGACTATCGGAAGTAAGTCTCTTTGTACTCCTTCCCGGGACACGTCGGCACCTTGCCTTCCTTCGCGACCGGCAATTTTATCGATCTCATCTAAAAAGATAATCCCCATCTCTTCCACACGACGTACGGCTTCTGATTGGATTTTGTCTGCATCGATTAGTTTTTCTGCTTCCGATTCGGTAAGGAGTTTCCCAGCATCAATTATTTTTACTTTTCGTTTGCCGGTTTTTTTCGGCATCAAATCACCGAGTAAACTTTGCAACTGGTTGTCCATGTCTTCCATATTACCGGCACCAAACACTTGCAACATGGGCATACCGGTTGTTTGACTGGGTTTTGGAATATCGATTTCGATTTCTTGTTCGTTTAAGATTCCTTTGCGAAGTTTCTCCCTAAACTTTTCTCTGGATTCTTTATAACTAGTCTGCCTTTCTTTTTCTTCTGGATTTAGATCTTCTTCTTTTTTATGGAAGATGGGAGGTAAAATGGCATCGAGAATTATTTCTTCTGCTTTTTCAACGGCTTTGTCTTTCACACGGTCACGAAATTCGGCTTTCACCAAATTTAACGCACCCATTGCGAGATCACGGATCATTGATTCTACGTCACGACCAACATAACCCACTTCCGTATACTTTGTGGCTTCTACTTTCAGAAAGGGTGCACCACATAACTTAGACAGACGACGAGCTATTTCCGTTTTCCCCACACCTGTAGGTCCGATCATGATGATGTTTTTTGGATAAATTTCTTCTTTAAGAGATTCGTCAAGTTTACGGCGTCTAGAACGATTTCTAAGGGCAACCGCAACAGCTCGTTTTGCTTTGGTTTGCCCAATGATATGTTCATCTAACTTTTCTACAATTTGACGAGGAGTTAATTCCTCAGCAGGGTTTGGAGAACCCGCAACTTCTGCAAGAATGGTTGGGTATGTCATTTTATAATTCCTCAATCACCAAATTATGGTTTGTGTATATACAAATATCAGCAGTGATCTGCATTGCTTTTGTAATGATGTCTTTTGGATCCATATCCGTGTTTTGAACAAGAGCACGAGCTGCCGAGAGAGCAAAATTTCCGCCAGAGCCAATGGCAAGCACTCCATCATCGGGTGAAATGACATCTCCTGTTCCTGAAATTAAAAAAGATTCATTGGCATCACAAACAATGAGTAGTGCTTCCAACCTTCGAAGCATCCGGTCCATCCTCCACTCACGAGCAAGCTCCACAGCGGCACGAGAGACAGATCCACCATGTTCGATTAATTTTTTTTCAAAAAGTTCAAAAAGAGTAAAAGCATCGGCAGCACTTCCTGCAAATCCCGCAATCACCTTACCGTTGTAAAGTCTTCGGACTTTTTTGGCAGTATGTTTCATCACGGTATTTCCCATGGATACCTGACCGTCTCCCCCTACGGCAATTTTACCGTTTTTTCGAACAGAAAGGATGGTCGTCGCATGAATTGTTTCCATACGGATAAACTTACAAATCAAGGATAGTTGTCGAGAAAAATGGAGGTTACTTTCTTTTGATTAGAACCATTTGGTTCCCTACTTCAAAAGATTGGTCGAGAAAATAATAGTCGGTGAGTTCTTTGATCATAAAAAGTCCAATCCCATGTTCACGGTAATCACTCAGATCAAAACTACGAAGTTCGCCTGGCTCTACTTTTTTTCCATAATCTCTCAACCGAATTTCTACGCGGTCTTTATCAAATTGAAATTCTATAAAAATGGGTTTTCCAGTGTTTCCAGAATAGGCATGGCGGATGATATTGACAATGGCTTCCCCAATCACCAGTTTTAAATCCATGGAATCAAAAAGAGAAAATCCATGTTCTAAACAAAGGTTAAAAAAATAATTACGTGTATGAGAAACAAAACGGGGGTTGGAGGGGATTTGGATACGGACTACTTTTCCGTAGTCCGTAGGTTTCTTTTGGTTCGACATTATCCTCTCGGATGGAATTTCTTATGAACTTCCTTCAGAGTTTTATTTGCCATATGAGTGTAAATTTGAGTCGTAGAAATATCGATATGACCCAAAAGTTCCTGAACCGATTTGAGATCTGCATGGTTCTCAAGAAGGTGGGTAGCAAAAGAGTGGCGAAGAGTGTGTGGTGTTACTTTTTTCTTTATTTTTGTGCGTTTGATATAATGATTCAAAAGTCTCCAAACCGACTTACGGTTGATATACGAACCTTTTTTAGAAACAAACACAAATTCACAAGTTCTTTTTTTCAAAATTTCTGTACGACTTTCCGTCAGATACTTTTTCAAAATTTCCAAAGACTTTTCACCGAAAGGAACGAGACGTTGGCGTCCCCCTTTTCCTTCTACAGTGATCGTCATGTTTTCCATATCGATATCGGTCATTTTTAAGTTACATGCTTCCGAAATCCGCAACCCGGAAGAATATAAAAGTTCAAAGATACATTTGTCACGAAGTTCGTACAAATTGTCCTCTTTGATATTTCGAAAAAGTTCATCAATTTCGGTTTGAGTTAAATAATCTGGGATTGTTCTTGCAACTTCAGGAGTTTCAATTTTTTCAGTTGGATTGGAATCCAATCTTTTTTCATCGCGGAGATACTTGTAAAACTGTCTGATTGCCACCACTTCGCGAGCCAGTGTTTTTGCGGAGATTTTTCGTTCTCTTTCTTCTTCTAGAAAACGCATAATGTCGTTTGCTTTTACTTCTAAGAAGTTGATATGTTCTTTTTCCAAGAAGATCGCAAACTTATTGAGATCGTATCCGTAGGAATAAATCGAATTATCGCTCAGTCCTTTTTCTACGGACAGGTACTCTTGGAATGTTTGTAAAAGCTGATTTTGAGAAACTGGCAATTTGGAACCCATCTTTACTCTCTTATGTTACTTAAAGAGTCGGACAAAAAGCTTAAAGAGACTTATTATTTTTTTTGCCACAAATGGCTATGTCAGGAAAAAAGGAGATGTGGTTCATAGAAACTCCCTTATTTTTTTACTCACGTTTGGACTATTGTTAGTCGTTAATTGCGGCCGAAAGGAACGGTCCCTTTTCGAAGAGGGAAAAAAATGGGAAATGGTAGGAGAGAAAACCAAAGCCCTCTACTACTACGAACTGTCTCTCCGTGAAAATCCAGAATATGACCCCGTTCTGAAACGAATGGGACTCCTTCTTGCAGAAAGCAATCAGTCCATTGCCACAGCCATTTTTTATTTGGAAAAATATCACAAACAAAAAAAGGACGACACGGAAGTACAACGTGAACTCTTCCGGCTTTATCTTACCACAGGATATGAAAAAGAAGCATTGGAAATTTTGGAAGAAATTCGTTTCCAAGGAAAAAAAGAAACTTTGGAATTTTTCGAAACCACTTACCTTTGCCTCACCAGAGGATTCAAACAAAAGGACTATCTTCTGACTTTAGAAAAAAGCCCTCTTGCAGGGGACCCCTACTATGCGCCGTGGGTCCGGGCTTGTGAAACAAAATAAACAGGAATCCTGGAAATCCTGTCTAAATAATAAAGAACAAGATACAGAATAGGAGAAATTATGAACCATAAAGTTGTCATCATCGGATCCGGTCCCGCAGGACATACAGCAGCCATTTACGCGGCTAGAGCCAATCTAAACCCGGTGATGTATGAAGGATTTATGGCCGGAGGAGTCGCAGCCGGTGGACAGCTCACTACCACGACAGAGGTAGAAAACTTTCCTGGTTTCCCAGAAGGAATTGATGGAACCAAACTCACCCAACTGTTCCGCGAACAGTCCGTAAAATACGGAACCACCATCCACACCCAAACCATCACCAAAGTGGATTTTTCTAAACGCCCTTTTACCATCTGGTCAGACGATGAAGAAATCAAAGCAGAGTCTGTGATCATCGCCACAGGAGCAACAGCCAAGAGAATGCATGTTCCTGGAGAAGAAACTTTTTGGCAACGTGGGATTTCTGCCTGTGCCGTTTGTGATGGTGCCTTGCCGATCTACAGAAACAAAGCTCTTGCAGTGGTGGGCGGCGGTGACTCCGCAGTGGAAGAAGCAAACCACCTCACTAAGTTTGCATCCAAAGTATATTTAGTTGTGCGTCGGGACCAACTCCGTGCTTCTCAAATCATGCAAAAACGTGCCTTGGAACACCCAAAAATTGAAATCCTTTGGAACCAAACCGTAGTTGAAGCCAAAGGCGGAACTGGTGGACTTACTTCTATCGTTCTCGAAAGCACAAAAGACAAATCCAGAAAGGATTTAGAAGTGGGTGGTCTTTTTTATGCGATTGGACATGTGCCCAATACAGAAGTTTTTAAAGGCCAATTGAATTTGGATGAAACAGGTTATATCCTCACAAAACCAGGAACTACACAAACCAATGTGGAAGGTGTTTTTGCCGCCGGTGATGTACAGGACAAAGTGTTCCGCCAAGCCATTACCGCAGCAGGAAGCGGTTGTATGGCGGCACTCGAAGCAGAACGTTGGTTAGAAGGTCACTAAGGAGTGATTTGATTTCCATTTGCATCCAAATAGGTTTTGGATTCCAAATTAAAAAATATCACCGAATCTCCTTTCGGTGATATGTATTGTTTTTTCCCGTTTTCCCATCCAATCAAAGTAAAGTTAGAACCTCGATACAGAATTTGGTTTCCGGGAAATACATTTGCCTCCCAAGAATCTCCATACCAACGATAGTTTCCTTTTTTCCAGAGATAAAAATAACTAGAATTTGGTCCTAAAAAATCACCTTCCAATTTTCCCGAGAAAGATTCTACGTTTGCGGGAAAGATTTTATGTAAGTCAGGAAGTTCTGTATAAGATTTGATTTCCAATGCGGATTCCGGGAGTTCAAAACCTTTGTCTAAAAAATGATTAAACTCGGTAGGAAACTGTGCATTCATGGTGGTATAACCGGAAAGTTGCAGTTTTTTTCCCATTTTTAAAATTGGGTCTTTCTCTTTTTCAAAACGAAGCAAACTATCTTTTAAAATTTGGTCTGGCGATACACCGGTTGCGTTTTGTAAAGCAAGTGCCGGAGAAGTTCCCAAACATGTTTCTTTTTGATAGGAAATGAGGGCTTCTTTTCCATAGGTTTCATGAATGTGTTTGATGAGAACGGGTCCAATGGAATAAGGAATTAAATCTTTATATTTTGCATCTAACAATAATTTGAATGTTTTTGGTACTTTATTTTCTCGAATTAACTTTTCAGCATCATTGTAAATATAGAATTGTTTTCGTTCGTAAAATTTTGCTTCAATATAACTTGAAAGTCCCGCTTCAAACCAAGGATCGGAAATTTCAGCAGAGGGAATTTTCCCTGTTTCTGACTGAATTTTAAAACAACTTACTTGTTCTAAATTGTGAAGGGCAATCTGGTAAAAAGTCCCAAAATGAATACGGCGGAGCGCATCCGAATCAAACTCGATGACACCAGTGGCTTGTGGCATTTTTTCTCCGCAGCAGAGAGTGATGGAATCTCTTCCCCCAAACCCACCTTGTTCAGTTCCACCAGGAATTTCAGCACCTACATATTCTTTAAAATCCTCATATTGATCAAAAAGTAAAACAGGGATTTTTCCTCGATTTTCCAATTGAAATTCTGTTTTCACATATTGTGAAAAAGATTTCATTTTAAAATTTTCACCAAACACACGTAAGTATTCTTTCCATTTATCTGATCCGTAAAACACATAATTTCCCAATTCTAATTTGGGTTTCCCGTATTTTGTTTCATCAACAAGGAGGAAATTTTCAAAGTTATGAGGTTTTTGGTAAATGTAATCGTATTCTTTTCGATGTGAAATCCAATACTTTGTGATTTTGGTTAAATCAGGATAATTCCATACAAGTGTCGACGAACATCCATTACAAGACGCAGGAACAGAGATAAAACCAATTCCCGAAGGAAAATCAAGTTTAAAAGTGCCATTGGCCCATTCGGTGTAAATACTCCCATCTGCACGTTTCCATTGGTAATGGTTTTTGGACCATTGGTATACTTCTCCACCGTCTGGTCCGTTGAAGTATCCAGGCGTTGGATCTAAAAAACCTAGTTTTAAATCTTCTAGTTTTGGTTCTTGGAGTCTTTCCACGGCCAGAAACGAAGTAGGTGCCGTTTCTCCGAAATCAAAATACAAAACATCAGAACCCTGCCCCCGTTTGAGAGGAATGGTCAAACGCTCCGATTCAGCGTAGATAACAATAGTTAGGAGAAGAAGACAAAATAAAATTGATTTGCGAACCATGGAGAAACATTGACCCACTTAACGCCCCAATGCTCTCCCCAAATTTGGCCACTGTCAAGTGGATTCTACACAGAGTTTTGGTTTCGATAAGCAATGGCAATTTGGCCAGTGCGCGAAATCTCCCGAATTCCAAAAGGTTTGAGTACAGAAATGATATTGCTTACCTGTCTAGAATTTCCAGAGAATTCAATGAGAAGTGAGTCTTCGGTCATTTCTAAAATTTTGACATCAAATCCATTACAAATGGTAAGTGCTTCACTTCGATTGACTTCCGTAATAGAAAATGAAATGAGAACCAGTTCTCTTTGTACGGAACTGGCATAAGCCATATCTTGGACTTTCAGAACATCGGGTAATTTGAGGAGTTGGTTTTTTACCTGACCAACAATAAAATCATCCCCATTCAAAACAATTGTCATTGATGAAACATCCACATTGTCCGTCACACCAACAGCAATGGAATCAATATTGTATCCACGACGGGTAAAAAGTCCAGAAACATGGCTCATGACCCCAGGATGATTATTTACTAAAATACTTAGAGTGTGTTTCATTTTTTCATTTTCCCCAAGTCTTTGAATTCAATTAGGTCTTGTTGTGATTTTCCTGCAGGGATCATCGGGAAAACTTTTTCTTCCGCTGGGATCATCACTTCAATCAGGGCAGATCCATTGTCTTTTAAGAAAAATTCCACGCCCTTATCAATTTCTGATTTATGTTCGATTCGCATTGCAGGAATCCCATATGCTTCTGCTAATTTGACAAAGTTAGGATTGTAGGTCCATTGCGACTCACTGAATCTCTCTTCATAGAATAGTTCCTGCCATTGGCGAACCATTCCCAAAAAGTTGTTATTAAAAAGTAAAATTTTAACACCTAACTGAGATTGCGCGATAGTTGCCAACTCTTGGATACACATTTGAAAGGAACCGTCTCCTGTAACACATATGACCATTTTATCTGGATTTCCAAACTTTGCACCGATGGCAGCAGGAAGACCATATCCCATTGTACCAAGTCCCCCCGAGGTTAACCAAGTATTTGGTTTATCAAATAAATAATACTGTGCCGCCCACATTTGGTGTTGGCCAACATCAGTAGAGACAATAGCTTCTCCTTTCGTTTTGGCATAAACCCTTTGTAAAAAATCTTGTGGTTTGATACTGTCCCCACTGTTGTCAAAATCAAGTGGATGGTTTTTCTTTAGGTTTTGAATGTTTTCAATCCAAGAAGTACGATCTCCGCCTTTTACAAAAGGAAGGATTTCCCGAATGGCATCTTTTAAATCTCCATGAAGGATATAATCCACGTTGATTCGTTTGTTAAACTCAGCGGCATCAATATCAACGTGTGCACGAACTGCATTCGGGGCAAAGTCTTGGTATTTAGCAACTCTATCATCAAACCTTGCACCTAAATTTAAAATATAATCACATTCTAACACTGCTTTGTTGGCATAAGCAGTTCCATGCATTCCGAGCATTCCCACGGACAAAGGATGGGTTCCAGGAAAT from Leptospira meyeri harbors:
- the hslV gene encoding ATP-dependent protease subunit HslV, with translation METIHATTILSVRKNGKIAVGGDGQVSMGNTVMKHTAKKVRRLYNGKVIAGFAGSAADAFTLFELFEKKLIEHGGSVSRAAVELAREWRMDRMLRRLEALLIVCDANESFLISGTGDVISPDDGVLAIGSGGNFALSAARALVQNTDMDPKDIITKAMQITADICIYTNHNLVIEEL
- the ilvN gene encoding acetolactate synthase small subunit; this translates as MKHTLSILVNNHPGVMSHVSGLFTRRGYNIDSIAVGVTDNVDVSSMTIVLNGDDFIVGQVKNQLLKLPDVLKVQDMAYASSVQRELVLISFSITEVNRSEALTICNGFDVKILEMTEDSLLIEFSGNSRQVSNIISVLKPFGIREISRTGQIAIAYRNQNSV
- the hslU gene encoding ATP-dependent protease ATPase subunit HslU: MTYPTILAEVAGSPNPAEELTPRQIVEKLDEHIIGQTKAKRAVAVALRNRSRRRKLDESLKEEIYPKNIIMIGPTGVGKTEIARRLSKLCGAPFLKVEATKYTEVGYVGRDVESMIRDLAMGALNLVKAEFRDRVKDKAVEKAEEIILDAILPPIFHKKEEDLNPEEKERQTSYKESREKFREKLRKGILNEQEIEIDIPKPSQTTGMPMLQVFGAGNMEDMDNQLQSLLGDLMPKKTGKRKVKIIDAGKLLTESEAEKLIDADKIQSEAVRRVEEMGIIFLDEIDKIAGREGRQGADVSREGVQRDLLPIVEGSTVNTKIGPIKTDHILFIAAGAFHMTKPSDLIPELQGRFPIRVELETLTESDFIKILTTPKSSLTKQYEALLATEGVKIEYTTDGIAEIAKLAFQMNEKNENIGARRLNTIMEKLLEDTSFDAPDLPENQKQVVINESYVSSKLKGIIEDKDLSRFIL
- a CDS encoding chorismate-binding protein, producing the protein MIQVSEITWESFEKEYRKIGGFLFEDSSSEPGYTLCDWYFDLQEEVEILYAKTEPVAETIENNLSKLDDLREKGFYPCGAFFFELGYFFIEGLDLNHSPLPEGTPLLQYSIYKQKKRIKYPNPSPPHFGKTELKNSNVLWDKETYKLRFEKTREALLLGESYELNLCFSVSLSIEGDLFLYYQSLKAKQKTSYSVYYPFFHTRTLSLSPELFFEIKGNQIQTEPMKGTNLRGFTSKQDEENKTILQSSAKERAENVMITDLYRNDLGRIAKQGTVQVTDLFLVKGLETVWQMVSKVEAKLKNPFAWFPVLKALFPSGSVIGAPKKRSFELVRELENTNRGLYTGSLFVSEMLDGFPWIRSNVSIRTLHLKKDENLWKGNYGVGSGITVLSDAEAEYNECLAKLKFITNPNTSSFEILETLRFRKGHYFLLNLHLERMKRTANRFGYPFSKQKAKATLKTLTDGSNDTLRIRLLLGERGEFHGETFSFFKQKKRPTIRLGLASRPIDSKNLFLYHKTTNRSFYHEMLEDCKTKSIDDCILFDQENRILETNLRNLFLRKGKDWFTPSLETGGLPGVFREAIIRKGWVKETVLYKSDLEKADEILVGNSLRGFERVDLVL
- a CDS encoding ATP-binding protein, translating into MSNQKKPTDYGKVVRIQIPSNPRFVSHTRNYFFNLCLEHGFSLFDSMDLKLVIGEAIVNIIRHAYSGNTGKPIFIEFQFDKDRVEIRLRDYGKKVEPGELRSFDLSDYREHGIGLFMIKELTDYYFLDQSFEVGNQMVLIKRK
- a CDS encoding lipoyl domain-containing protein; translated protein: MKEFLLKTPDLGDTEKIELVRWLRSVGDSVSKGDEMIELVTDKAAFPVESPYSGTLKKIIKEEGSVVKKGDILGIMDINE
- a CDS encoding tetratricopeptide repeat protein; the protein is MVHRNSLIFLLTFGLLLVVNCGRKERSLFEEGKKWEMVGEKTKALYYYELSLRENPEYDPVLKRMGLLLAESNQSIATAIFYLEKYHKQKKDDTEVQRELFRLYLTTGYEKEALEILEEIRFQGKKETLEFFETTYLCLTRGFKQKDYLLTLEKSPLAGDPYYAPWVRACETK
- the ilvB gene encoding biosynthetic-type acetolactate synthase large subunit, whose amino-acid sequence is MSSTTEAITGGRLMVELLEEAGVEIVFGYPGGAILPFYDELYHSKKIKHILVRHEQGAIHMAEGYARSTGKLGVCIATSGPGATNLITGLTDAKLDSIPILAITGQVSTDAIGTDAFQEADIFGITIPITKYNALIKKADDLSRHFEEAIKIAMGGRPGPVLLDFPKDVQLEKTSVRKASALKIAPHHYERPKVKGDPQEFAEALNQAKRPLLYVGGGAINSFASAEIKALAEKANAPVTTTLMGLGAFPGTHPLSVGMLGMHGTAYANKAVLECDYILNLGARFDDRVAKYQDFAPNAVRAHVDIDAAEFNKRINVDYILHGDLKDAIREILPFVKGGDRTSWIENIQNLKKNHPLDFDNSGDSIKPQDFLQRVYAKTKGEAIVSTDVGQHQMWAAQYYLFDKPNTWLTSGGLGTMGYGLPAAIGAKFGNPDKMVICVTGDGSFQMCIQELATIAQSQLGVKILLFNNNFLGMVRQWQELFYEERFSESQWTYNPNFVKLAEAYGIPAMRIEHKSEIDKGVEFFLKDNGSALIEVMIPAEEKVFPMIPAGKSQQDLIEFKDLGKMKK
- the xerD gene encoding site-specific tyrosine recombinase XerD, giving the protein MGSKLPVSQNQLLQTFQEYLSVEKGLSDNSIYSYGYDLNKFAIFLEKEHINFLEVKANDIMRFLEEERERKISAKTLAREVVAIRQFYKYLRDEKRLDSNPTEKIETPEVARTIPDYLTQTEIDELFRNIKEDNLYELRDKCIFELLYSSGLRISEACNLKMTDIDMENMTITVEGKGGRQRLVPFGEKSLEILKKYLTESRTEILKKRTCEFVFVSKKGSYINRKSVWRLLNHYIKRTKIKKKVTPHTLRHSFATHLLENHADLKSVQELLGHIDISTTQIYTHMANKTLKEVHKKFHPRG
- the trxB gene encoding thioredoxin-disulfide reductase, with amino-acid sequence MNHKVVIIGSGPAGHTAAIYAARANLNPVMYEGFMAGGVAAGGQLTTTTEVENFPGFPEGIDGTKLTQLFREQSVKYGTTIHTQTITKVDFSKRPFTIWSDDEEIKAESVIIATGATAKRMHVPGEETFWQRGISACAVCDGALPIYRNKALAVVGGGDSAVEEANHLTKFASKVYLVVRRDQLRASQIMQKRALEHPKIEILWNQTVVEAKGGTGGLTSIVLESTKDKSRKDLEVGGLFYAIGHVPNTEVFKGQLNLDETGYILTKPGTTQTNVEGVFAAGDVQDKVFRQAITAAGSGCMAALEAERWLEGH